Proteins found in one Paenibacillus sp. FSL R10-2782 genomic segment:
- a CDS encoding aminotransferase class I/II-fold pyridoxal phosphate-dependent enzyme codes for MTNVSTTVSISDFLTPAVREMPPSGIRKFFEYSTGRKDIVSLGVGEPDFVTPQHVRKACIQALENGKTSYTPNAGLPELREEIAGYLESNFNTSYNPANEIMVTIGSSEALDLALRALITEHDEILIPAPCYISYSPITFLNGGHTRTVETSANQQFKLTAEALKAKLTPRSKVLILCYPNNPTGGVMTYEDWLPIARLVEEHNLVVISDEIYGELTYGQKHVSFASLPGMKERTLLISGFSKAFAMTGWRVGYVCGPQELIAAMLKIHQYTVMCAPIIGQIAAIESLRHGLEEKDRMIESYNQRRKWFVEGLRQTGLPCHEPNGAFYTFPSIMHTGLSSEQFAKRLLEEEGVITVPGSAFGPGGEGFIRCSYASSQEQLEIALERISVFLKRL; via the coding sequence ATGACAAACGTATCGACCACAGTATCTATAAGCGATTTTTTAACTCCAGCTGTACGGGAAATGCCGCCTTCAGGCATCCGTAAGTTTTTTGAATATAGTACGGGCAGAAAAGATATCGTTTCGCTTGGTGTCGGTGAACCGGACTTTGTGACCCCTCAGCATGTCAGAAAGGCTTGTATCCAAGCACTGGAAAATGGCAAGACCTCGTACACACCGAATGCTGGCCTTCCCGAGCTGCGTGAGGAGATTGCCGGGTATCTGGAGAGCAACTTTAACACGTCCTACAATCCGGCAAATGAAATCATGGTAACAATCGGTAGCAGTGAAGCACTGGATTTGGCGCTTCGTGCCCTGATTACGGAACACGATGAAATTCTTATTCCGGCTCCCTGCTATATTTCGTATTCACCGATCACGTTCCTGAATGGAGGGCATACCAGAACGGTTGAAACCTCTGCTAATCAGCAGTTCAAGCTGACGGCTGAAGCGCTCAAAGCCAAGCTGACTCCACGATCCAAAGTACTTATTCTCTGTTATCCGAACAACCCGACAGGTGGAGTGATGACCTATGAGGACTGGCTACCGATTGCCCGCTTGGTGGAGGAGCATAATCTAGTCGTGATCTCCGATGAAATTTATGGTGAACTGACCTACGGGCAAAAGCATGTAAGCTTCGCTTCGTTGCCGGGCATGAAAGAACGAACCCTGCTCATCAGCGGCTTTTCCAAAGCCTTTGCGATGACGGGTTGGAGAGTCGGCTATGTATGCGGTCCACAGGAGCTAATTGCAGCCATGCTGAAAATCCATCAATATACCGTGATGTGCGCTCCTATTATCGGGCAAATTGCCGCTATTGAGTCCCTGCGCCACGGGCTGGAGGAAAAAGACCGTATGATAGAATCGTACAATCAACGTAGAAAATGGTTTGTTGAAGGCTTGCGTCAGACCGGACTCCCCTGTCATGAACCGAATGGTGCCTTTTACACCTTTCCTTCCATTATGCACACGGGGTTAAGCTCGGAGCAGTTTGCCAAACGATTGCTGGAAGAAGAGGGTGTCATTACCGTACCCGGCTCCGCATTCGGACCGGGCGGCGAGGGCTTTATCCGCTGCTCGTACGCATCGTCGCAGGAACAACTGGAAATTGCCTTGGAGCGCATCAGCGTATTCTTGAAACGTCTGTAA
- a CDS encoding SDR family oxidoreductase has translation MLNTMKVIITGAASGIGKEITQQCLREGASVIACDMNKHSLNELEAELKSPSLYTYLIDISNYTEVTHFFTYIKEEHTDITALVNNAGVYRGKSILDYRMEEIEQVLDINIKGCVYFSQFFGKFMVEKKHKGIIVNMSSVSGMEGSSDAIYGLSKAAILGFTKSCAMNFSPYVRVNAVAPTMVSTPMMDHIPEWRKEEYTNHQLIPEPLNAEDVAYTVLFLLSERSRHYTGATFDINNGCYLR, from the coding sequence TTGCTTAATACAATGAAAGTTATTATAACAGGCGCTGCTTCCGGCATTGGAAAGGAAATTACTCAGCAATGTTTAAGGGAAGGTGCAAGTGTTATTGCGTGTGATATGAATAAACATTCTTTAAATGAACTTGAGGCTGAACTGAAATCACCAAGTTTGTACACCTATCTGATAGATATAAGTAACTATACGGAAGTAACTCATTTCTTTACATACATTAAGGAAGAACATACGGACATAACAGCTTTAGTCAATAATGCAGGTGTTTATAGAGGAAAGAGTATACTCGACTATCGTATGGAAGAAATAGAGCAGGTGCTGGACATAAATATTAAGGGATGTGTGTATTTCTCGCAATTTTTTGGAAAGTTCATGGTTGAGAAGAAACATAAGGGGATTATCGTAAATATGTCTTCTGTTTCTGGAATGGAAGGAAGCTCGGATGCGATCTATGGATTATCAAAAGCTGCAATATTGGGCTTTACTAAAAGCTGTGCCATGAATTTTTCACCTTATGTAAGAGTTAATGCTGTGGCACCAACGATGGTAAGTACTCCAATGATGGATCATATTCCTGAATGGAGAAAGGAGGAATATACAAATCATCAGCTAATTCCAGAGCCTTTAAATGCAGAAGATGTTGCTTATACTGTCCTGTTTCTGCTATCGGAAAGATCCAGACATTATACGGGAGCGACCTTTGATATTAATAATGGGTGTTATCTAAGATGA
- a CDS encoding NUDIX hydrolase, translated as MFMMSFRSFVYRAQHKFLVAVLGIFTNDAGEVLLLKHVYRKQPWGIPGGWMELEQPEAALRREVREETGLEVQITSLARARFGQTPNRVISFLQAGLFPVFSNQAPKSLTFVIVV; from the coding sequence ATGTTCATGATGTCATTTCGCTCCTTTGTGTATCGGGCGCAACACAAATTTCTGGTTGCTGTGTTGGGCATTTTTACGAATGATGCCGGGGAAGTGCTACTATTAAAGCACGTATACCGGAAGCAGCCGTGGGGGATTCCCGGTGGCTGGATGGAGCTGGAGCAGCCGGAAGCCGCACTGCGGCGTGAAGTCCGGGAAGAAACTGGGCTGGAGGTACAGATCACCTCACTGGCGCGAGCCAGATTTGGCCAGACGCCGAACCGTGTGATCTCATTTTTACAGGCCGGGTTATTCCCGGTATTTTCCAACCAAGCTCCGAAATCTCTGACATTTGTTATTGTCGTGTAG
- a CDS encoding iron-sulfur cluster biosynthesis family protein, with protein sequence MNIQISPLAEQRLTQILGDQPGYIKLFYDTEGCGCDGITVLKIVNAPDNGDIEVQAGSLPFLVSGQQAIYFEESMRLDADEKFPSYKLSSDSTFYSNNVKTRDVRPS encoded by the coding sequence ATGAACATTCAAATCAGTCCACTGGCTGAACAGCGGCTTACACAAATTCTCGGTGATCAACCGGGCTATATCAAGCTTTTTTACGACACAGAGGGCTGCGGCTGTGATGGTATTACGGTACTAAAGATCGTCAACGCACCGGACAACGGCGATATAGAAGTACAGGCGGGAAGCTTGCCTTTTCTCGTTAGCGGGCAGCAGGCGATTTATTTTGAGGAATCCATGCGCCTTGATGCAGACGAGAAGTTCCCTTCTTATAAACTATCCAGCGATTCTACCTTCTATAGTAACAATGTGAAAACCCGGGATGTTCGGCCGTCCTAA
- a CDS encoding GrpB family protein, with product MHEEQNQEHWPVWATEPVKIVNPDPDWSEQGLQVIHELRELLLPFKVTEMEHIGSTAIPNLSAKPIIDIMAKLESWDRLEQIVFALQPAGWSYVPPELDGREWRRFLVKVEQDQRKGHLHLMLKHEEHWDQQLLFRNRLRERPELVQQYDALKRKLAMENQHDREAYTDAKTDFVHNVLDTGPS from the coding sequence ATGCATGAGGAGCAAAATCAGGAACATTGGCCGGTGTGGGCTACGGAGCCTGTAAAAATAGTGAATCCTGATCCTGACTGGTCAGAGCAGGGCTTGCAGGTTATTCACGAGTTGCGGGAGCTGCTACTGCCGTTTAAGGTGACGGAAATGGAGCACATAGGAAGCACGGCAATTCCCAATCTTTCCGCCAAGCCCATTATAGACATTATGGCAAAATTGGAATCCTGGGATAGGCTGGAACAGATTGTATTTGCTTTGCAACCAGCAGGTTGGAGCTATGTTCCGCCTGAGCTGGATGGTCGGGAATGGAGAAGATTTTTGGTTAAAGTGGAACAGGATCAAAGAAAGGGACATCTGCATCTCATGCTGAAACATGAGGAGCACTGGGATCAACAATTGTTGTTTCGGAACCGTCTTCGTGAACGGCCTGAGCTGGTTCAGCAATATGATGCATTAAAAAGGAAGCTGGCGATGGAAAATCAGCATGATCGTGAAGCGTACACGGACGCTAAAACCGATTTTGTGCACAACGTTCTGGATACCGGACCATCCTAA